The following proteins are encoded in a genomic region of Oryza brachyantha chromosome 11, ObraRS2, whole genome shotgun sequence:
- the LOC121055789 gene encoding EPIDERMAL PATTERNING FACTOR-like protein 6 yields MVVGVDVSCGCRSRSWRGRRRWSLSFAVAVVVVFAAAAVAAAERPTRVRPAAHVRRLDGSSSSLMTRTSAASDSDDDTAAGVFRLRRRQLIGPGSSPPTCRARCGRCTPCRPVHVAIQPGVGAQWEYYPEVWRCKCGDKLFMP; encoded by the exons atggtggtggGCGTCGACGTGAGCTGCGgctgccggagccggagctggcggggacgacgacgcTGGTCGCTCtcgttcgccgtcgccgtcgtcgtcgtcttcgccgCGGCCGCTG TTGCCGCTGCAGAGAGGCCTACCCGTGTACGACCAGCGGCGCACGTGAGGAGACTAGacggctcgtcgtcgtcgctgatGACAAGGACCAGCGCCGCGTCCGACTCCGACGAcgacacggcggcgggcgtcttccggctgcggcggcggcagctgaTCGGCCCGgggtcctcgccgccgacgtgccggGCGCGGTGCGGGCGGTGCACGCCGTGCCGGCCGGTGCACGTGGCGATCCAGCCGGGCGTCGGCGCCCAGTGGGAGTACTACCCGGAGGTGTGGCGCTGCAAGTGCGGCGACAAGCTCTTCATGCCGTGA